One window of Dehalococcoidia bacterium genomic DNA carries:
- the trpE gene encoding anthranilate synthase component I codes for MYYPTLSEVRKLKRLGNLVPIYREIVADLETPVSAYLKTARSPYSFLLESVEGGERLARYSFIGTEPYLVLRGGEEGVDPLLSIARELDRYRLVSVPGLPPFHGGAVGYLAYETARHFEELSTPDADPLRLAESLFMFADSVLVFDHLTHKIKVVSHVHLDDGDVAEAYSRAVKRIDSLVERLEQPLRQERSPHRVPPPPSPATPQHPVSSNLSRAEFEARVAQAKEYIAAGEIIQVVLSQRLSKATTAAPFDIYRALRSINPSPYMYHLHLDDCDIIGASPELLVRVEEGVVSTHPIAGTRPRGADTAKDQALEQDLKGDEKECAEHVMLLDLGRNDIGRVAEPGTVEVTQVMDVERYSHVMHLVSHVQGRLKGGLTQFDALRACFPAGTVSGAPKIRAMEIIAELEPDKRGPYAGAVGYFSFSGNLDTAITIRTIVMVAGTAYVQAGCGIVADSVPEREYEESMNKAQALIKAIEQAEGVS; via the coding sequence ATGTACTATCCAACACTTAGCGAGGTCAGAAAACTGAAGAGGCTTGGTAACCTGGTGCCGATATATCGTGAGATCGTTGCCGACCTGGAGACACCGGTCTCCGCCTATTTAAAGACCGCTCGCAGCCCGTATTCCTTCCTCCTGGAGAGCGTCGAAGGCGGGGAGCGATTGGCACGCTACAGCTTTATCGGCACTGAGCCCTACCTCGTGCTCAGGGGAGGTGAGGAAGGGGTTGACCCCTTGCTTTCAATAGCAAGGGAGCTGGACAGATACAGATTGGTTTCCGTTCCCGGCCTGCCCCCCTTCCACGGCGGGGCTGTGGGCTACCTGGCTTATGAGACGGCGAGACACTTCGAGGAGCTGTCCACCCCGGATGCTGACCCACTGAGACTGGCGGAGTCCCTTTTTATGTTTGCCGATAGTGTGCTCGTCTTCGATCACCTCACACACAAGATAAAGGTGGTGAGTCACGTTCACCTCGATGACGGCGACGTGGCGGAGGCATATAGTAGGGCGGTTAAACGGATCGATTCTCTGGTGGAGAGGCTGGAGCAACCGCTCAGGCAGGAAAGGAGCCCCCACCGGGTGCCACCTCCCCCTTCTCCTGCTACTCCCCAGCACCCCGTCTCATCCAATCTCTCCAGGGCCGAATTCGAGGCAAGGGTCGCTCAGGCTAAGGAATACATCGCTGCCGGCGAGATCATTCAGGTAGTGCTATCGCAGCGGCTTAGCAAGGCTACCACTGCCGCTCCCTTCGACATCTATCGGGCGCTGCGGAGCATCAACCCATCGCCCTATATGTATCACCTCCACCTTGACGACTGCGATATCATCGGCGCCTCGCCGGAGCTTCTGGTAAGGGTGGAGGAGGGGGTGGTTTCCACACATCCCATCGCAGGAACGCGCCCCCGGGGGGCTGATACTGCAAAAGACCAGGCTCTGGAACAGGATCTCAAAGGGGACGAGAAGGAATGTGCCGAGCACGTCATGCTGCTCGATCTGGGGCGAAACGACATCGGGCGGGTGGCGGAGCCGGGCACGGTTGAGGTTACCCAGGTCATGGATGTGGAGCGCTACTCCCATGTGATGCACCTGGTGTCTCATGTGCAGGGGAGGCTGAAGGGAGGTCTAACACAGTTCGATGCGCTCAGAGCATGTTTCCCCGCCGGCACGGTCTCAGGCGCTCCCAAGATACGTGCCATGGAGATCATTGCCGAGCTTGAGCCCGACAAGCGGGGCCCCTATGCCGGAGCGGTGGGGTACTTCAGCTTTTCGGGCAATCTCGATACGGCCATCACCATTCGCACCATCGTGATGGTCGCGGGCACCGCCTACGTGCAGGCAGGATGCGGTATCGTCGCCGACAGTGTCCCCGAGCGCGAGTATGAGGAGAGCATGAATAAGGCGCAGGCCCTCATTAAGGCCATCGAGCAGGCGGAGGGGGTATCCTAA
- a CDS encoding cell division protein FtsZ, with protein sequence MKLVVVGLGQCGSRIADEFARMGRKARSHRHIQIINGAYAVNTDQADLAGLKTIKSDFHHRLIIGGGRTFGHGVGKINEVGAALAKWDGYKVLDAVRSGPRFYETDAFLLTAGAAGGTGSGALPIMCDLLKERYPDKPVYALVVLPFIHEETSEERCVFNTATCIKSAHSVADAVFLADNERFLKKDVSLVNHMERINQEIVAPFFDLLCAGEEVSRKHIGARTVDSGDIMETLEGWSAIGIGTSALRSIRLPIERTRSFRKKGKETMKGLEALDQAMYELSVGCDPSDAGKALYLVSAPAREMNVAMVREMGEIIRNRACDAVLRSGDYPRNRSDLTVTVILSQLRDVSRVKELYKQVTKSSSMMKKRQKDAEERLMELTKAAEGVPSLL encoded by the coding sequence ATGAAGCTTGTTGTTGTTGGATTGGGACAGTGTGGCAGTAGAATCGCTGATGAGTTCGCAAGGATGGGCAGGAAGGCGCGGTCTCATCGACATATCCAGATAATCAACGGCGCCTATGCGGTAAATACCGATCAAGCCGACCTTGCCGGACTGAAAACCATAAAGTCTGATTTCCATCATCGCCTTATTATCGGGGGTGGAAGAACCTTCGGCCACGGGGTAGGCAAGATAAATGAGGTGGGAGCAGCGCTGGCAAAATGGGATGGCTACAAGGTGCTGGACGCGGTAAGGAGTGGGCCGAGGTTTTATGAGACGGATGCCTTTTTACTCACTGCCGGCGCCGCCGGAGGCACCGGCTCAGGGGCATTGCCTATAATGTGCGATTTGCTGAAGGAAAGATACCCGGATAAGCCGGTTTATGCCCTCGTCGTGCTTCCTTTTATCCACGAAGAAACCTCGGAGGAAAGGTGCGTCTTCAATACCGCCACCTGCATTAAATCGGCCCACTCGGTTGCCGATGCAGTATTTCTTGCTGACAACGAGCGGTTCCTCAAAAAAGATGTCAGCCTGGTAAATCATATGGAAAGAATCAACCAAGAAATAGTGGCTCCCTTCTTCGATTTACTCTGCGCCGGTGAGGAGGTAAGCCGAAAGCATATTGGAGCAAGGACTGTCGACTCGGGTGACATAATGGAGACGTTAGAGGGCTGGTCCGCGATAGGTATAGGTACTTCCGCGCTGCGGTCAATTAGGCTACCCATAGAAAGGACTCGAAGCTTCAGGAAAAAGGGGAAAGAAACCATGAAGGGTTTAGAGGCCCTCGATCAGGCAATGTATGAGCTTTCCGTAGGCTGTGACCCCAGTGATGCGGGAAAGGCTCTGTATCTGGTCTCCGCTCCAGCCAGGGAGATGAATGTGGCCATGGTAAGAGAGATGGGTGAGATTATAAGGAATAGGGCATGCGATGCCGTGCTCAGAAGTGGCGACTATCCCAGAAACAGGAGCGATTTAACGGTAACGGTTATTCTATCCCAGCTTAGAGATGTATCAAGGGTTAAGGAGCTTTATAAACAAGTAACCAAATCATCCTCCATGATGAAGAAGAGGCAAAAGGATGCCGAGGAGAGGCTTATGGAGCTTACCAAAGCCGCGGAGGGTGTGCCCTCCCTGTTGTAG
- the trpC gene encoding indole-3-glycerol phosphate synthase TrpC, producing the protein MILDEIVEAKAEELTKRKQDMPLSALEKLGLKGSKKDFAAALKGDDIRLIAEVKMASPSRGVLRTDLDPVKLARIYAQNGAAAISVLTEERYFGGSLEHLAAIGEAMDNIPLLRKDFIFDPYQVYESRAGGASALLLIVAILSDSELSELLSLSHELGLMCLVEVHNQAELERAIMSGAQIIGINNRDLKTFAVDLETTRRLRPLIPQDRIVVSESGIKDRGDVQKLRQWGVDAMLVGEALVTAGDIDKKVKELL; encoded by the coding sequence ATGATTTTGGATGAGATCGTTGAGGCAAAAGCAGAGGAACTGACGAAGCGAAAGCAAGATATGCCCCTGTCTGCGCTGGAGAAACTCGGCTTAAAAGGTTCGAAAAAGGATTTCGCCGCCGCGCTGAAGGGGGATGATATCCGGCTAATCGCCGAGGTCAAGATGGCCTCTCCATCGCGTGGGGTGCTCCGCACCGACCTCGACCCGGTTAAATTGGCCCGGATCTATGCCCAGAACGGCGCCGCTGCCATATCGGTGCTGACCGAGGAGAGATACTTCGGGGGCAGCCTGGAGCATCTTGCGGCTATCGGAGAGGCAATGGATAATATCCCGCTACTCAGAAAGGACTTCATATTCGATCCCTATCAGGTATATGAATCCCGCGCCGGCGGCGCCTCTGCCCTGCTCCTCATCGTCGCCATCCTGAGCGATAGCGAGCTATCGGAGCTCCTCTCCCTGAGCCATGAGCTTGGCCTCATGTGCTTGGTGGAGGTGCATAACCAGGCAGAGCTGGAGCGAGCCATCATGAGCGGGGCACAAATAATCGGCATCAACAACCGTGACCTCAAGACCTTTGCCGTTGACCTGGAAACCACCAGGCGGTTGCGCCCGCTTATCCCCCAAGACCGCATCGTGGTCAGCGAGAGTGGAATAAAAGATAGAGGGGATGTGCAGAAGTTGCGGCAATGGGGGGTAGACGCCATGCTCGTCGGTGAGGCGCTGGTAACTGCCGGCGATATTGATAAAAAGGTGAAGGAGCTTCTATGA
- a CDS encoding phosphoribosylanthranilate isomerase, with protein MTRVKICGITQTAHALAAADAGADFIGLVFAPSKRLVDVEQAKEIVEAVKRHGERKVLTVGVFVNAPAAEVNRIAEYCGLDRVQLSGDEPWDYLRDIERPVIKAVRVRRGQSSQDILAELAPGYQMLGADLICLLDCHVAGSYGGSGKAFQWRVAQEAAQRFPVIMAGGLSAQNVGEAVRLTRPWGVDVSSSVEIEGVKDILRIKAFIEAVRKADRVLVEKLT; from the coding sequence ATGACCAGGGTAAAGATTTGCGGTATCACCCAAACCGCCCATGCCCTGGCGGCAGCGGATGCCGGGGCGGACTTCATCGGGCTGGTATTCGCCCCGTCCAAACGGCTGGTAGATGTGGAGCAGGCTAAGGAGATAGTGGAGGCGGTTAAGAGGCATGGAGAGAGAAAAGTCCTGACGGTAGGCGTATTCGTGAACGCCCCGGCCGCTGAGGTTAACCGCATCGCGGAATACTGCGGCCTCGATCGGGTGCAACTGAGCGGCGATGAGCCCTGGGATTACCTAAGAGACATCGAAAGGCCGGTTATAAAGGCGGTCAGGGTGAGAAGAGGGCAGAGCAGCCAGGATATCCTCGCCGAGCTGGCGCCTGGCTACCAGATGCTGGGGGCTGATCTTATCTGCCTGCTGGACTGCCATGTTGCCGGGAGCTACGGGGGCAGCGGGAAAGCCTTCCAATGGAGGGTGGCACAGGAGGCAGCACAAAGGTTCCCGGTGATTATGGCCGGCGGCCTCTCCGCGCAGAACGTGGGCGAGGCGGTGAGACTGACCCGACCCTGGGGAGTGGATGTCTCCAGCAGTGTAGAGATCGAGGGAGTAAAGGACATCTTGAGGATCAAGGCATTTATTGAGGCGGTGCGTAAGGCTGACCGAGTGCTGGTAGAGAAGCTAACATGA
- a CDS encoding aminodeoxychorismate/anthranilate synthase component II, which translates to MLLLIDNYDSFTYNLFQYLCELGEEVHVARNDKITIAEIGKLSPQHIVISPGPGTPDRAGISNDVIRHFGPDIPILGVCLGHQCVGYSYGAVVTRAGEIKHGKSSLIHHDGRGVLEGLPNPFTAIRYHSLAVMRDGLPDCLEVTAWTDSGIIMGLRHREYPVEGVQFHPESIMTEVGKDILRNFLRKENPVHD; encoded by the coding sequence ATGCTGTTGCTTATCGATAACTATGACAGCTTCACCTATAACCTCTTTCAGTACCTCTGTGAACTGGGAGAGGAGGTTCACGTGGCGCGAAACGATAAAATAACCATCGCCGAGATCGGGAAGCTCTCGCCCCAGCACATCGTGATCTCTCCGGGGCCGGGCACCCCGGACCGCGCCGGCATCTCCAATGATGTCATTCGCCACTTCGGTCCCGATATCCCAATCCTGGGTGTTTGCCTGGGGCACCAGTGCGTTGGATACAGCTACGGAGCGGTCGTGACGCGGGCGGGCGAGATCAAGCACGGCAAGTCCTCACTGATCCATCACGATGGCCGGGGGGTGCTTGAGGGGCTACCCAATCCCTTCACCGCTATCCGCTATCACTCCCTGGCGGTGATGAGAGACGGCCTACCCGACTGCCTGGAGGTGACCGCCTGGACGGATAGTGGTATTATTATGGGACTCAGGCACCGGGAGTATCCGGTGGAGGGGGTTCAATTCCACCCCGAATCCATCATGACCGAGGTGGGCAAGGATATACTGAGGAATTTCTTGAGAAAGGAGAATCCCGTCCATGATTAA
- the trpB gene encoding tryptophan synthase subunit beta gives MKKTRLPDKWGHFGQFGGKFVPEILMAALDGLDKAYRDARKDSDFRGRLDGLLRDYGGRPTPLYFAAQLSEHCGGARIYLKREDLAHTGAHKINNTLGQGLLAERMGKRRVVAETGAGQHGVATATVCAMLGIDCVVYMGEEDMRRQSLNVFRMRLLGAEVRPVSSGSQTLKDAINEAIRDWVTNVDSTYYLLGSVVGPHPYPVMVRDFQSVIGREARRQMLKATGRLPDYAIACVGGGSNAMGLFHPLVRHPSVKLIGVEAGGLGLDTGKHGASLTAGSIGVLHGTKSYILQDEAGQIRETHSISAGLDYPGVGPEHSYYKESGRASYFAVTDKEALEGFHLLSRKEGIIPALEPAHAIYYAARLAAELSRDQTILVNLSGRGDKDMDIVARALEDQP, from the coding sequence ATGAAGAAAACCCGTTTGCCGGATAAATGGGGACATTTCGGGCAGTTCGGCGGCAAATTTGTCCCTGAGATACTGATGGCTGCCCTGGATGGCCTGGATAAGGCCTACCGGGATGCACGAAAGGACAGCGACTTTCGAGGGCGGCTCGACGGGCTGCTCCGCGATTATGGCGGCAGGCCAACCCCCTTATATTTCGCCGCCCAGCTCAGCGAGCACTGTGGCGGGGCGCGGATCTACCTCAAGAGGGAGGACCTGGCACACACCGGCGCCCATAAGATCAATAACACCCTGGGGCAGGGACTCCTGGCGGAGCGCATGGGAAAGAGAAGAGTCGTCGCCGAGACCGGAGCGGGGCAGCATGGCGTGGCGACCGCCACCGTCTGCGCCATGCTCGGGATCGACTGCGTCGTCTACATGGGGGAGGAGGATATGCGCCGCCAATCACTAAACGTCTTCCGCATGAGGTTGCTGGGCGCCGAGGTGCGGCCGGTCTCCAGCGGCAGCCAGACGTTAAAGGATGCCATCAATGAGGCCATCCGCGATTGGGTGACCAATGTCGATTCCACTTACTACCTTCTCGGCAGCGTCGTTGGCCCCCATCCCTACCCGGTGATGGTGCGCGATTTCCAGTCGGTAATCGGCAGGGAGGCCCGGCGTCAAATGCTCAAGGCTACCGGCCGCCTGCCCGATTATGCCATCGCCTGTGTCGGCGGGGGCAGCAATGCCATGGGCCTGTTTCACCCCCTGGTTAGGCACCCTTCGGTAAAGCTCATCGGGGTTGAGGCGGGGGGGCTGGGGCTCGATACCGGAAAGCACGGTGCCAGCCTGACCGCGGGGAGTATTGGCGTGCTTCACGGCACAAAATCCTACATCCTGCAGGATGAGGCCGGTCAGATAAGGGAGACCCATAGCATATCGGCGGGGCTTGACTACCCTGGAGTCGGCCCGGAGCACAGCTACTACAAGGAGAGCGGTCGGGCAAGCTACTTCGCCGTTACCGACAAGGAAGCGCTCGAGGGGTTTCACCTGCTATCCCGGAAGGAGGGTATTATCCCCGCCCTCGAGCCGGCACATGCTATCTACTATGCCGCCAGGCTCGCCGCGGAGCTATCCAGGGACCAGACCATTCTCGTCAATCTGAGCGGGCGCGGCGATAAGGACATGGATATCGTAGCCAGGGCACTGGAGGATCAGCCTTGA
- a CDS encoding SBBP repeat-containing protein, producing the protein MKAKVVYLTMALALVFSTVGVMVPGMGSAGSVELAQADAATEAGVEETMLNLPLYFVENQGQVDERVAYYVQGRDKTLYFTAQGVTFVLSGPGEDAYSQERYALKLAFVGADPDVQPVGEEQTEAIISYFKGSPEEWKTGLPTYASVAYPDLWPGIDLVYSGGVSQLKYTFLVHPGVDPSRIRLAYDGASAVTLNDDGQLEVSTPAGGFNDDRPVAYQEVGGQRVPVEASYALDEEAHSYGFEVGSYDPDRLLVIDPAVLVYCGYIGGSGRDEGYGIAVDGSGCAYITGNTMSDQSSFPETVGPYLTYNSKWDAFVAKVNAGGTGLDYCGYIGGSGDDLGYGIAVDSSGCAYITGRTESNQSTFPVAVGPDLTHNGGIGDAFVAKVNAGGTGLLYCGYIGGSDDDWGWGIALDGSGCAYVTGETYSDETTFPVIVGPDTSYNGNNDVFVAKVNAGGTGLDYCGYIGGDALDEGNGIAVDGSGCAYVTGRTLSGNTTFPVAVGPDTSHNGDNDAFVAKVKAGGTGLDYCGYIGGSEYDMGYGIAVDGAGCAYVTGSTLSDETTFPVIVGPDTSYNGIWDVFVAKVNAGGTGLDYRGYIGGSNKDYVIGIAVDGSGCAYVTGQTYSNETTFPVTVGPDLTYNGIWDVFVAKVNAGGTGLDYCGYIGGSGDDTGIGIAVDGSGCAYVTGRTDSDETTFPVAVGPDLTFNGGEYGDVFVAKVSETLTPPAAPVAYVDIGNTTSEVGHNLQGWGPMEGEVSLGGRGGYGGVDDCRSTVNSSECSNPDLFWGSLTLDIGTGMTATELKLRVLDGIGNDSFKVYVNDNPVYTYDWSGDTSENWFEHPIDISAQQLSGSITVTINSTASAWSGCGTWGQLAVDWAKLYAEPTPTPTLTPTPTLTPTPTPTPTPTPTPTPPAPSCFIATAAYGTSTAEEINVLRAFRDEVLLESTLGSQLVEWYYQTSPPVADFISENSFLKTLVRELLVDPIASLVEVTQSIWGD; encoded by the coding sequence ATGAAAGCTAAGGTAGTGTATTTGACAATGGCACTGGCGCTGGTGTTCTCGACGGTGGGAGTGATGGTGCCGGGAATGGGCAGCGCCGGGTCAGTGGAGCTCGCCCAAGCCGATGCGGCGACGGAAGCCGGCGTCGAGGAAACGATGCTAAATCTCCCGCTCTATTTCGTCGAGAACCAGGGGCAGGTGGACGAGCGCGTGGCCTACTACGTGCAGGGCCGCGACAAGACCCTCTACTTCACCGCCCAGGGCGTGACCTTCGTACTGAGCGGTCCTGGGGAGGATGCCTACTCTCAAGAGCGGTATGCCCTCAAGCTGGCGTTTGTGGGGGCCGACCCCGACGTGCAGCCCGTAGGAGAGGAGCAGACAGAGGCGATTATCAGCTACTTCAAGGGCTCCCCGGAAGAATGGAAGACGGGGCTTCCCACCTACGCCAGCGTGGCCTACCCTGACCTGTGGCCCGGGATTGACCTGGTCTACAGCGGCGGCGTCAGCCAGTTGAAATACACCTTCCTGGTGCACCCGGGGGTCGACCCAAGCCGGATCAGGCTGGCCTACGATGGGGCGAGCGCGGTGACCCTCAACGATGATGGGCAGCTGGAGGTGAGCACGCCGGCGGGCGGCTTCAACGACGACCGGCCGGTGGCCTACCAGGAGGTCGGCGGGCAGCGAGTGCCGGTGGAGGCGAGCTACGCTCTTGACGAAGAGGCACACAGCTACGGCTTTGAGGTGGGGAGCTATGACCCCGACAGGCTGCTGGTGATAGACCCTGCGGTGCTGGTCTACTGCGGCTACATTGGCGGCTCCGGCCGGGACGAGGGCTACGGCATCGCCGTGGACGGCTCGGGCTGCGCCTACATCACCGGCAACACCATGTCCGACCAGAGCAGCTTCCCCGAGACCGTTGGGCCGTACCTGACATACAACAGCAAGTGGGACGCTTTCGTGGCGAAGGTTAATGCCGGCGGCACCGGGCTGGACTACTGCGGCTACATCGGCGGCTCCGGTGATGACTTGGGCTACGGCATCGCCGTGGACTCCTCGGGCTGCGCCTACATCACCGGCAGGACCGAGTCCAACCAGAGCACCTTCCCCGTGGCCGTGGGGCCGGACCTGACCCACAACGGCGGCATCGGCGACGCCTTCGTGGCCAAGGTCAATGCCGGCGGCACTGGGCTGCTCTATTGCGGCTACATCGGCGGCTCCGACGATGACTGGGGCTGGGGCATAGCCTTGGACGGCTCAGGTTGCGCCTACGTCACTGGTGAGACCTATTCCGACGAGACCACCTTCCCCGTGATAGTTGGGCCGGACACTAGCTACAACGGCAACAACGACGTCTTCGTGGCCAAGGTCAATGCCGGCGGCACCGGGCTGGACTACTGCGGCTATATCGGTGGCGATGCCTTGGACGAAGGCAACGGCATTGCCGTGGATGGCTCGGGCTGCGCCTACGTCACCGGCCGCACCTTGTCCGGCAATACTACCTTCCCCGTGGCCGTGGGGCCGGACACTAGCCACAACGGCGACAACGACGCCTTCGTGGCCAAGGTCAAAGCCGGCGGCACAGGGCTGGACTACTGCGGCTACATAGGCGGCTCTGAATATGACATGGGCTACGGCATCGCCGTGGACGGCGCGGGTTGCGCCTACGTCACTGGCTCCACACTCTCCGATGAGACCACCTTCCCCGTGATAGTTGGGCCGGACACTAGCTACAATGGCATATGGGATGTATTCGTGGCCAAGGTCAATGCCGGCGGCACCGGGCTGGACTACCGCGGCTACATCGGCGGCTCCAACAAGGACTACGTCATAGGCATCGCCGTGGACGGCTCGGGTTGCGCCTACGTCACTGGTCAGACCTATTCCAACGAGACCACCTTCCCCGTGACTGTGGGGCCAGACCTGACATACAACGGCATATGGGATGTATTCGTAGCCAAGGTCAATGCCGGCGGCACCGGGCTGGACTACTGCGGCTACATCGGCGGCTCCGGTGATGACACCGGCATCGGTATCGCCGTGGATGGCTCGGGCTGCGCCTACGTCACCGGCCGCACCGATTCCGACGAGACCACCTTCCCCGTGGCAGTGGGGCCGGACCTGACCTTCAACGGTGGCGAATACGGTGACGTCTTCGTGGCCAAGGTCTCCGAAACACTCACACCACCCGCCGCTCCTGTGGCCTATGTAGACATTGGCAACACAACAAGCGAAGTGGGCCACAACCTGCAAGGATGGGGTCCTATGGAAGGCGAGGTAAGTCTAGGGGGTCGAGGGGGTTATGGTGGGGTGGATGACTGCCGCAGCACGGTGAATTCCTCGGAGTGTAGTAACCCTGATCTGTTCTGGGGGTCATTGACACTAGATATCGGCACAGGAATGACCGCTACAGAACTGAAACTAAGAGTACTTGATGGAATAGGTAACGACAGTTTCAAGGTATATGTGAACGATAACCCGGTCTACACCTACGATTGGTCTGGAGATACCTCTGAGAATTGGTTTGAGCACCCGATAGATATATCTGCGCAGCAGTTGAGTGGAAGCATAACGGTGACAATAAACTCTACCGCATCGGCGTGGAGCGGTTGCGGCACCTGGGGACAGCTAGCGGTTGACTGGGCTAAGCTCTATGCTGAGCCTACTCCGACACCAACGCTTACTCCCACCCCAACGCTTACTCCCACCCCTACCCCTACTCCAACGCCTACACCAACGCCAACACCTCCTGCTCCCTCCTGCTTCATCGCCACCGCTGCCTACGGCACATCGACGGCTGAGGAAATCAATGTGTTAAGGGCATTCAGGGATGAAGTGCTGCTGGAAAGCACACTGGGCTCTCAACTTGTGGAGTGGTATTACCAGACTAGCCCACCAGTGGCGGATTTCATATCGGAAAACAGCTTTTTGAAGACTTTGGTCAGGGAGCTACTAGTTGACCCCATTGCTTCGTTAGTCGAAGTCACGCAGAGTATTTGGGGGGATTAA
- the trpD gene encoding anthranilate phosphoribosyltransferase: MIKEAIDILVSGNSLTMEQAADVMKEIMDGEATPAQFGSFVTALRLKGETVEEIAGMARVMREKSVPVSVSGPLVDTCGTGGDASKTFNISTTAAFVVAGAGLKVAKHGNRGMSSGCGSADVLDALGVKIELGAPEVEKCLEDIGIGFMFAPVFHPAMKYAAPSRREIGIRTVFNILGPMTNPAGAQSQLLGVFEESLVMKMAQVLCILGCQHALVVHGEDGLDEITLGGKTTVCELKGEEISRYYIDPEDFGFPRTGLSSLRGGPPQENADILRRVLRGEKGPYRDIVLVNAAATLVAGDLAKDLEKGVRLASEAIDSGRAMEKLEGLITLSQQI, translated from the coding sequence ATGATTAAAGAAGCTATCGATATTCTAGTTTCAGGAAACTCGCTCACAATGGAGCAGGCGGCGGACGTGATGAAGGAGATAATGGACGGGGAGGCGACGCCGGCCCAGTTCGGTTCTTTCGTCACCGCGCTCAGGCTCAAGGGGGAGACGGTGGAGGAGATCGCCGGCATGGCACGGGTGATGCGGGAGAAGTCGGTCCCCGTATCCGTGTCCGGGCCGCTGGTAGACACCTGCGGTACGGGGGGCGACGCCTCGAAGACTTTCAACATCTCCACAACCGCCGCCTTCGTTGTCGCCGGCGCCGGGCTCAAGGTGGCCAAGCACGGCAACCGCGGGATGAGCAGCGGCTGCGGTAGCGCCGACGTGCTGGATGCGCTGGGGGTCAAGATCGAGCTGGGCGCGCCAGAGGTCGAGAAGTGCCTCGAGGATATAGGCATTGGCTTCATGTTCGCTCCTGTCTTTCACCCGGCGATGAAGTACGCCGCCCCCTCTCGGAGAGAGATCGGCATCCGTACTGTGTTCAACATCCTGGGCCCGATGACCAACCCCGCCGGCGCACAATCACAGCTGTTGGGGGTGTTCGAGGAGTCTCTTGTGATGAAGATGGCCCAGGTGCTGTGCATCCTTGGCTGCCAGCACGCCCTGGTGGTGCACGGCGAGGATGGCCTGGACGAGATCACCCTGGGGGGGAAAACCACGGTCTGCGAGCTGAAGGGGGAAGAGATTTCCAGATACTACATAGACCCGGAGGACTTCGGCTTCCCCAGGACCGGCCTATCGAGCCTGAGGGGAGGGCCACCACAGGAGAACGCCGATATACTGAGGCGCGTTCTGCGTGGCGAGAAAGGGCCCTACCGCGATATCGTGCTGGTGAACGCCGCAGCGACGCTGGTCGCCGGCGATTTGGCCAAAGACCTTGAAAAGGGCGTCCGGCTAGCCTCGGAGGCGATAGACAGCGGCAGGGCGATGGAGAAGCTCGAGGGGCTGATTACCCTCAGCCAGCAAATTTAA
- the trpA gene encoding tryptophan synthase subunit alpha, with the protein MSRIASFFKSPTRKGQKKRKALIAYLIVGYPSVATTLEVVPALVEGGCDMIELGIPFSDPLADGATIQRASHRALQQGVTPQLCLEVASELRQRVDIPLIFMSYYNPLLHYGLDAFCADSSGAGIDGLIVPDLPPEEGAGLEAVAAKKRLDLIYLLALTTTEERLRLVTDKSRGFIYVVSLKGVTGARNVLPPDLEGFIGRVRSVTTKPLCVGFGIATPEQARRVASLADGVIIGSRILDIVESSDQPATAAGDFIREIRKALSPHDLV; encoded by the coding sequence ATGAGCCGTATAGCCTCTTTTTTTAAATCCCCGACGCGTAAAGGTCAAAAAAAGCGAAAGGCGCTGATCGCCTATCTAATCGTGGGCTATCCCAGCGTGGCGACGACGCTGGAGGTGGTGCCCGCCCTGGTGGAGGGAGGGTGCGACATGATCGAGCTGGGTATCCCCTTCTCCGACCCGCTGGCCGATGGCGCCACCATTCAACGGGCAAGCCACCGTGCGCTTCAGCAGGGGGTTACGCCGCAGCTATGCCTGGAGGTCGCCTCGGAGCTGCGGCAGAGGGTGGATATTCCCCTGATTTTTATGAGCTACTATAACCCGCTTCTCCACTACGGGTTGGATGCTTTTTGCGCCGACTCCTCAGGTGCGGGGATCGATGGGCTGATCGTCCCCGACCTCCCCCCTGAAGAGGGTGCGGGGCTTGAGGCAGTGGCAGCAAAAAAGCGCCTTGACCTCATCTACCTGCTGGCCCTCACCACTACCGAGGAGCGCCTTCGCCTGGTAACCGATAAGTCGCGTGGTTTCATCTATGTGGTATCGCTTAAGGGGGTTACCGGCGCCAGGAATGTGCTGCCCCCTGACCTGGAGGGCTTCATCGGTAGAGTGAGGAGCGTAACCACAAAGCCGCTATGCGTCGGCTTCGGCATCGCCACCCCGGAGCAGGCCCGCCGTGTAGCCTCTCTTGCCGATGGGGTGATCATAGGCAGCCGAATCCTGGATATTGTAGAGAGCAGCGATCAGCCCGCCACGGCAGCAGGAGACTTCATCCGCGAGATCAGGAAGGCGCTGTCCCCTCATGATCTCGTTTGA